A genome region from Phoenix dactylifera cultivar Barhee BC4 chromosome 18, palm_55x_up_171113_PBpolish2nd_filt_p, whole genome shotgun sequence includes the following:
- the LOC103706972 gene encoding uncharacterized protein LOC103706972 isoform X1 → MNNRRGQTLQKPSLGCMGRMINILDLSTGMAGTKLLADKAHRDGYPISKNQSDVVKKPRDPILFPVEDKQITHELRKSASNKNSGGTPMRMLIHQEMWKEAELKQKPPNVVARLMGLDALPVQQSVLSSQKSSQEGYSHSLAGAFRGYQQQEDEYFHKPIQCEIPHEKHEYKDVYEIWKKPSKISHIKDQPPQKGRYDENSYEKRMTLVRQNFIEAKCLATDEKLLQSKEFQDALEVLSSNRDLFLKFLEEPNSLLSKHLHELQAISPPSQTKHITVLKPSKTSEVNYDRNVEQQLYSSVEESKGDVNKHYWSPSFSQSKDHNLSQPTRIVVLKPSPGKLHDLKTTVTSPASSVEQLGRRDSCGALGTEGVAGSREIAKEITHQMRESLSNRRDETLLSSVLSNGYVGDESSFNRSESEYMEEESGNLSDSETATPISRHSWDHINRIGSPYSISSVSRKSYSPESSVVREARKRLSERWALVTSNANSQVQKQTRRSSSTLGEMLAIPEVKKEEENSGGLTVSSSRSCDEEQNLQVLSPCLSTGGVKEGCSGEFSPRNLSRSRSVPSSSAYEVAELSVGVSDASISKAIVHGDIAKSKSGKSSFKGKVSSLFSRNKKQGQEKSIPSSVGCGDRLQPGCAKVDGKINDLLHSVDDNRPKQSALVSSYKSSGEASSLTTVYDGQNQGFCAKQGAYSLEKPMTCGNSGENQDHPSPVSVLQAPFVDDVNSNMSQASDCHIAGHPQALSRSPPIESIARSLSRDGSSLGRILMNPPKPSRLLPKVEEGEQERFVLVQKLLSSAGFRNEKSCMIFTRWHSLESPLNPMLLDKYLDRKEEEAKCRERRSNQRLLFDCVNAALLNIGQSAVLASYPWAGACCGAWKDGPAGASVTEEVCELVRNWYSGESVLGEPGGINLTVERVVKREVAGRGWAEFMWLEMYEFSKEIGGLVLEELVEEALSDFTCG, encoded by the exons ATGAACAATAGAAGGGGGCAAACTTTGCAGAAGCCTTCGCTGGGATGTATGGGGAGGATGATCAACATATTGGACTTGAGTACCGGCATGGCAGGAACCAAGCTGCTCGCTGATAAAGCACATAGAGatg GTTATCCAATCAGTAAAAATCAGTCTGATGTGGTGAAGAAGCCAAGGGATCCCATCTTATTTCCAGTAGAGGACAAACAA ATAACCCATGAATTAAGGAAGAGTGCCTCTAACAAGAACTCAGGTGGAACACCAATGAGGATGCTTATACATCAGGAGATGTGGAAAGAAGCGGAGTTGAAGCAGAAGCCACCAAATGTTGTTGCTAGACTCATGGGGCTTGATGCCTTGCCAGTGCAGCAATCAGTTTTATCTTCTCAAAAAAGCTCCCAAGAGGGCTATTCACACAGTTTAGCAGGAGCATTTCGAGGTTATCAGCAGCAGGAAGACGAGTATTTTCACAAACCAATTCAGTGTGAAATTCCTCATGAAAAGCATGAATACAAAGATGTATACGAAATCTGGAAGAAACCATCAAAGATTAGTCATATTAAGGATCAGCCTCCACAGAAAGGAAGGTATGATGAGAACTCATATGAAAAGAGAATGACTCTTGTTCGTCAGAATTTCATTGAAGCAAAATGCTTAGCAACAGATGAAAAGCTCCTTCAGTCCAAGGAGTTTCAAGATGCACTAGAGGTTCTGAGTTCGAACAGAGATCTATTCCTCAAATTTCTAGAAGAACCAAATTCCCTGTTATCAAAGCATCTGCATGAACTCCAGGCCATCTCTCCACCTTCTCAGACAAAGCACATAACTGTACTGAAACCATCAAAAACTAGTGAGGTAAATTATGACAGGAATGTGGAACAACAACTCTACTCATCTGTTGAAGAAAGCAAAGGTGATGTGAATAAACACTATTGGTCCCCTAGTTTCTCTCAATCAAAAGACCACAATTTATCTCAACCAACCAGGATAGTAGTTTTAAAGCCTAGCCCAGGAAAGCTCCATGACCTAAAGACCACAGTGACATCCCCTGCATCTTCAGTAGAACAGCTTGGAAGGAGAGATTCTTGTGGAGCTCTGGGAACTGAAGGAGTAGCAGGGTCAAGAGAAATAGCCAAGGAAATTACTCATCAGATGCGAGAAAGCCTTAGTAACCGAAGGGATGAAACATTGTTGTCTTCAGTCTTATCGAATGGATACGTTGGAGATGAGAGCTCATTCAATAGATCAGAAAGCGAGTATATGGAGGAAGAGAGTGGTAACTTAAGTGACTCTGAGACTGCCACCCCAATTTCACGGCACTCTTGGGATCACATCAATAGAATTGGCAGTCCTTACTCAATCTCATCTGTAAGTCGAAAATCATATTCACCTGAGTCATCAGTGGTCAGGGAAGCCAGAAAACGGCTTTCAGAGAGGTGGGCATTAGTGACATCTAATGCAAATAGCCAAGTACAAAAACAAACACGGAGAAGCTCAAGTACCTTGGGTGAGATGCTTGCCATTCCTGAggtaaagaaagaagaggagaataGTGGGGGACTTACTGTTTCGAGCAGCAGGTCATGTGATGAAGAACAAAACCTTCAGGTACTATCACCATGTTTGTCAACAGGTGGGGTAAAGGAAGGATGTAGTGGGGAGTTCTCCCCTAGGAATTTGTCAAGGTCAAGATCCGTTCCATCTTCTTCAGCTTATGAAGTCGCTGAGTTGAGTGTGGGGGTTTCTGATGCTTCGATTAGCAAAGCCATTGTTCATGGGGACATTGCTAAGTCAAAGAGTGGCAAGTCATCTTTCAAAGGGAAAGTTTCAAGTTTGTTCTCTAGAAATAAGAAACAAGGTCAAGAGAAATCTATTCCATCTTCAGTGGGTTGCGGTGATAGGCTCCAACCTGGTTGTGCAAAGGTTGATGGTAAAATAAACGATTTATTACATTCTGTTGATGATAATCGACCTAAGCAAAGTGCACTGGTTAGTTCGTATAAAAGTTCTGGTGAGGCTTCATCTCTGACTACAGTGTACGATGGACAAAATCAGGGCTTCTGTGCTAAG CAGGGTGCTTATTCTCTTGAAAAACCAATGACATGCGGAAACTCTGGTGAGAACCAGGACCACCCCAGCCCTGTGTCAGTTCTACAAGCACCATTTGTCGACGATGTCAACAGTAATATGTCCCAAGCTTCTGACTGCCACATCGCTGGACATCCAC AAGCGCTCTCTAGATCTCCACCAATTGAATCGATTGCTCGTTCCTTATCACGTGATGGCTCCAGTTTGGGGAGAATATTGATGAATCCCCCGAAACCTTCCAGACTTCTCCCCAAGGTAGAAGAGGGAGAACAAGAACGATTTGTGCTTGTCCAAAAGTTACTGTCATCTGCTGGCTTTCGAAATGAGAAGTCTTGCATGATATTCACAAGATGGCATTCCCTGGAGAGCCCTTTGAATCCAATGCTACTGGATAAATATTTGGacaggaaagaagaagaggctaAGTGCAGGGAGAGGCGATCAAACCAGAGGCTCCTATTCGATTGTGTCAATGCAGCATTGCTAAACATAGGCCAAAGCGCCGTATTGGCTTCATATCCATGGGCCGGAGCATGTTGTGGGGCCTGGAAGGACGGTCCTGCTGGTGCTTCGGTGACTGAGGAAGTGTGTGAACTTGTGAGAAATTGGTACTCTGGTGAGTCTGTGCTAGGTGAGCCCGGCGGCATCAACCTTACGGTAGAAAGAGTGGTGAAAAGGGAAGTAGCAGGAAGGGGATGGGCAGAATTTATGTGGCTGGAAATGTATGAGTTCAGCAAGGAGATTGGTGGTCTGGTGTTGGAGGAGTTGGTTGAGGAGGCATTGTCGGATTTTACTTGTGGGTGA